A single region of the Fusarium fujikuroi IMI 58289 draft genome, chromosome FFUJ_chr05 genome encodes:
- a CDS encoding related to phosphoribosyl-5-aminoimidazole carboxylase produces the protein MSGKPALGLLGGGQLGRMLCEAASPLEVEIAILDAQDAPAKQVSRSKYHVDGSFKDAQKIRELASSCSVLSVETEHIETAVLEELATEGKVVVYPSWKTLRLIQDKFEQKDYLGKQGIPIAEQVAIQAEGAEEMRRALKDVAAKFGFPYMLKSRKDSYDGRGNIKIANDEDIETAVNEFGKLQCYAEKYVPFQRELSVIVIRTEDTEGRTKRLVPYPCVETVHEDNVCSRVYMPPRDTPDEVSKRAQEVAVSVVEKLWGRGVFAVEMFVTEKNDILVNEIAPRPHNSGHLTIEAVPYMSQYKAQLTSILDEPLPEKLEPHVASSIMINILGGAEPESHIPLVQKAKSMFDSNIGVYPHLYGKQSKPGRKIGHITLTGLTASIKELEEYAQPLVKLAADMREERIQAKSKSLRPERAVAKSTRDPLVLVTMGSDSDLPVLKAGLDILTQFGVPWEVDITSAHRTPVKMGDVATAAADRGIKVIIAAAGGAAHLPGMVSAYTPLPVIGVPVKATHLDGMDSLLSIVQMPRGVPTATVGINNSTNAALLAIRILGAFVPEYLEKMRAYQVDIGEQVNGKATRLRESDVESYLAQMKK, from the exons AAGACGCACCCGCCAAGCAAGTCAGCCGCAGCAAATACCACGTCGATGGGTCCTTCAAAGACGCCCAGAAGATCAGAGAGCTCGCCAGCAGCTGCAGCGTCCTCAGCGTTGAGACGGAGCACATCGAGACTGCTGTCCTGGAGGAGCTGGCCACCGAGGGAAAAGTCGTTGTTTACCCTTCGTGGAAGACCCTGCGCCTGATTCAGGATAAGTTTGAGCAGAAGGATTATCTGGGCAAGCAGGGTATTCCTATCGCTGAGCAGGTCGCTATCCAGGCTGAGGGTGCGGAGGAGATGCGTAGGGCGCTGAAGGATGTTGCGGCTAAGTTCGGATTTCCTTATATGCTCAAGTCGCGAAAGGATTCGTACGATGGACGTGGAAACATCAAGATCGCTAAtgatgaggatattgagaCTGCTGTGAACGAATTTGGAAAGCTTCAGTGCTACGCTGAGAAGTATGTTCCCTTCCAGCGCGAGCTCTCGGTCATTGTTATCCGCACAGAAGACACTGAGGGTCGAACAAAGCGTCTTGTTCCGTACCCTTGTGTCGAAACTGTTCATGAGGACAATGTTTGCTCGCGTGTCTACATGCCTCCTCGCGATACACCAGATGAGGTATCCAAGCGCGCTCAGGAAGTTGCTGTcagtgttgttgagaagctctggGGACGAGGTGTTTTTGCTGTTGAGATGTTTGTCACGGAGAAGAATGACATCCTTGTCAATGAGATTGCGCCGCGCCCTCACAACTCTGGCCATCTCACCATCGAGGCCGTTCCTTACAT GTCACAGTACAAGGCGCAGCTCACATCAATTCTTGACGAGCCCCTCCCCGAAAAGCTCGAGCCCCATGTCGCGTCCAGCATCATGATCAACATCCTCGGAGGCGCCGAACCAGAATCCCACATCCCTCTCGTGCAAAAGGCCAAGTCCATGTTCGACAGCAACATCGGCGTGTACCCCCATCTCTACGGCAAGCAGTCCAAGCCCGGCCGCAAGATTGGTCACATCACCCTTACCGGGTTGACCGCCAGCATtaaggagctcgaggagtATGCTCAGCCGCTTGTCAAGTTGGCAGCTGATATGCGAGAGGAGCGCATTCAAGCTAAGAGCAAGAGTCTTCGACCTGAACGGGCTGTTGCCAAGTCTACTAGGGATCCCCTGGTTCTGGTTACCATGGGCTCTGACTCTGATCTCCCTGTTCTCAAGGCTGGTCTTGATATTCTTACTCAATTTGGTGTTCCTTGGGAGGTTGACATTACATCTGCTCACCGAACACCTGTCAAGATGGGTGATGTGGCTACTGCCGCTGCTGATCGTGGCATCAAGGTTATCATTGCCGCTGCAGGAGGAGCTGCCCATCTCCCCGGCATGGTCTCAGCCTACACACCTCTTCCCGTCATTGGCGTTCCCGTCAAGGCCACCCACTTGGACGGCATGGACTCTCTTCTGAGCATTGTCCAGATGCCC CGCGGTGTTCCTACCGCCACCGTCGGCATCAACAACTCCACCAACGCCGCTTTGCTGGCCATCAGAATTCTGGGTGCTTTCGTCCCAGAGtaccttgagaagatgagggcTTACCAAGTTGACATTGGTGAGCAGGTGAATGGTAAGGCTACTCGATTGAGGGAGTCTGATGTCGAGTCGTACTTGGCTCAAATGAAGAAATGA